The nucleotide sequence GTCCAAAAGCAGCTCGGCCACGCCTCCGCCGAGATGACCCGCCGCTACCAGCGGCGCCGCGACCGGTTCCGGGTGAACCTGACCAAGGCTGCCGGTCTCTGATCGCGCGCTCATTCGGTCGTTTATTACCCGTATCCTAAACTGCAAAAGGCAGGATTTGATGCCGTTGATAGGCTATGCGCGAGTATCGACCGAGGGTCAGACCCCCCTGCCCCAGTCGCAGGCGCTGAAATCAGCGGGCTGTGTCGAAATCCATGAGGAACAGGCTTCTGGCGGTGATCGTGCGCGGCCTGTGCTGGCGCGGGTGCTGGAACGGATCGGCAAGGGCGATACGCTGGTGGTGGTGCGCATCGACCGGCTGGCGCGGTCGCTGTCGCATTTGCTGGAGGTGATCGAACGGCTGGAAGCAAAGGGCGCCTTCTTCCGCTCGATTCAGGACCCGATCGACACCGGATCCCCGCAGGGCAAGTTCACGCTGCAGGTTCTGGGTGCAGCAGCCGAGTTCGAGCGCGCCCTGATCCGTGAACGGACCAAGGCTGGGCTTGCCAGCGCACGAACAAAGGGGCGGGTCGGCGGAAACCCTGGCCTGCGCGCCCGGGATCCGGCTGCGCTACGCAAGGTCCGACTGGCGCGAC is from Pseudosulfitobacter sp. DSM 107133 and encodes:
- a CDS encoding recombinase family protein, whose amino-acid sequence is MPLIGYARVSTEGQTPLPQSQALKSAGCVEIHEEQASGGDRARPVLARVLERIGKGDTLVVVRIDRLARSLSHLLEVIERLEAKGAFFRSIQDPIDTGSPQGKFTLQVLGAAAEFERALIRERTKAGLASARTKGRVGGNPGLRARDPAALRKVRLARQDGYMERLNETAQDWVPHVRRLRPDLAWEDVVRIINGPLPEARRWTQSRLLRAVNRYVRDGFLPATVLDRAGPRARDDRLPAIVAGIKGADPDITLQAICARLENMRECTPRGRTSWQPSSVKMLLERAKRLGIL